In a single window of the Carassius carassius chromosome 26, fCarCar2.1, whole genome shotgun sequence genome:
- the LOC132106081 gene encoding gastrula zinc finger protein XlCGF8.2DB-like isoform X2 has translation MLLVNAPQIGGLANDLTGTQGSDLMVLKEESQELKEMKYKNEHDFKTGEKYFSCSQAEITSIKMNQKMGRSSYYTCQQCGKHFSKTGYKKHMRVHKGEKPYVCPQCGKSFSRPSNLGDHMTVHTGEKPYTCQHCGKCFSQKASLRNHIRIHTVEKPYVCPQCGKSFTHPANLASHISVHTGEKPYDCQHCGKCFSQRATLKRHISIHTGERPYVCPQCGKSFTHPGNLASHISVHIGLKPYACQHCGKCFSQKGNLNYHMAIHTGERIFTCQQCGRSFTQRGNFNKHMRIHNEELPYTCDQCGKSFRQKNHFNDHMRVHTGEKPFTCQQCGKCFSRKGNLNRHISVHTAEKPFTCGHCGKSFKYKVSLNKHMSSLWIDSQTRNIS, from the exons ATGCTTTTGGTAAACGCACCGCAGATTGGAGGACTGGCCAATGATCTCACAGGAACACAGGGATCAG acctGATGGTGCTGAAAGAGGAGAGTCAAGAACTGAAGGAAATGAAATATAAGAATGAACATGATTTTAAAACTGGAGAAAAATATTTTAGTTGCTCACAGGCTGAAATaacttcaataaaaatgaatcaaaagATGGGAAGGAGTAGTTAttacacctgccaacagtgtggaaaacatttcagtaaaacaggttacaaaaaacacatgagagttcacaaaGGAGAGAAGCCTTATGtgtgccctcagtgtggaaagagtttcagtcGTCCTTCAAACCTTGGAGACCACATGAcggttcacactggagagaagccttatacCTGCCAACACTGTGGAAAGTGTTTCAGTCAAAAAGCAAGTCTTAGAAACCACATTAGAATTCACACTGTAGAGAAGCCTTACgtatgccctcagtgtggaaagagtttcactcatCCTGCAAACCTTGCAAGCCACATTagtgttcacactggagagaagccttatgaCTGCCAACACTGTGGAAAGTGTTTCAGTCAAAGAGCAACTCTTAAACGACATATTagtattcacactggagaaaggCCTTACgtatgccctcagtgtggaaagagttttacacatcCTGGAAACCTTGCAAGCCACATTAGTGTTCACATTGGACTGAAGCCTTATGCCTGCCAACACTGTGGAAAGTGTTTCAGTCAAAAAGGAAATCTCAACTACCACATGGCAATACACACTGGAGAGAGAattttcacctgccaacagtgtggaagaaGTTTCACTCAAAGAGGAAACTTTAACaaacacatgagaattcacaatgAAGAGCTGCcttacacatgtgatcagtgtggaaagagtttccgtcaaaaaaatcactttaatgaccacatgagagttcacactggagagaagccattcACCTGCCAACAATGTGGAAAATGTTTCAGCCGAAAAGGAAACCTTAACAGGCACATTAGCGTTCACACTGCAGAAAAGCCATTTACATGTGGTCACTGCGGAAAGAGTTTCAAATATAAAGTATCCCTTAATAAGCACATGTCATCATTGTGGATAGATTCACAGACAAGAAACATCTCATGA
- the LOC132106081 gene encoding zinc finger protein 239-like isoform X1 — MIIKMAFIKEESENMKIKETFRVKHEDTEEQTDLMVLKEESQELKEMKYKNEHDFKTGEKYFSCSQAEITSIKMNQKMGRSSYYTCQQCGKHFSKTGYKKHMRVHKGEKPYVCPQCGKSFSRPSNLGDHMTVHTGEKPYTCQHCGKCFSQKASLRNHIRIHTVEKPYVCPQCGKSFTHPANLASHISVHTGEKPYDCQHCGKCFSQRATLKRHISIHTGERPYVCPQCGKSFTHPGNLASHISVHIGLKPYACQHCGKCFSQKGNLNYHMAIHTGERIFTCQQCGRSFTQRGNFNKHMRIHNEELPYTCDQCGKSFRQKNHFNDHMRVHTGEKPFTCQQCGKCFSRKGNLNRHISVHTAEKPFTCGHCGKSFKYKVSLNKHMSSLWIDSQTRNIS, encoded by the exons ATGATTATAAAGATGgcatttattaaagaggagagtgaaaacATGAAGATtaaagaaacattcagagtcaaacatgaagatactgaggaacaaacag acctGATGGTGCTGAAAGAGGAGAGTCAAGAACTGAAGGAAATGAAATATAAGAATGAACATGATTTTAAAACTGGAGAAAAATATTTTAGTTGCTCACAGGCTGAAATaacttcaataaaaatgaatcaaaagATGGGAAGGAGTAGTTAttacacctgccaacagtgtggaaaacatttcagtaaaacaggttacaaaaaacacatgagagttcacaaaGGAGAGAAGCCTTATGtgtgccctcagtgtggaaagagtttcagtcGTCCTTCAAACCTTGGAGACCACATGAcggttcacactggagagaagccttatacCTGCCAACACTGTGGAAAGTGTTTCAGTCAAAAAGCAAGTCTTAGAAACCACATTAGAATTCACACTGTAGAGAAGCCTTACgtatgccctcagtgtggaaagagtttcactcatCCTGCAAACCTTGCAAGCCACATTagtgttcacactggagagaagccttatgaCTGCCAACACTGTGGAAAGTGTTTCAGTCAAAGAGCAACTCTTAAACGACATATTagtattcacactggagaaaggCCTTACgtatgccctcagtgtggaaagagttttacacatcCTGGAAACCTTGCAAGCCACATTAGTGTTCACATTGGACTGAAGCCTTATGCCTGCCAACACTGTGGAAAGTGTTTCAGTCAAAAAGGAAATCTCAACTACCACATGGCAATACACACTGGAGAGAGAattttcacctgccaacagtgtggaagaaGTTTCACTCAAAGAGGAAACTTTAACaaacacatgagaattcacaatgAAGAGCTGCcttacacatgtgatcagtgtggaaagagtttccgtcaaaaaaatcactttaatgaccacatgagagttcacactggagagaagccattcACCTGCCAACAATGTGGAAAATGTTTCAGCCGAAAAGGAAACCTTAACAGGCACATTAGCGTTCACACTGCAGAAAAGCCATTTACATGTGGTCACTGCGGAAAGAGTTTCAAATATAAAGTATCCCTTAATAAGCACATGTCATCATTGTGGATAGATTCACAGACAAGAAACATCTCATGA